The nucleotide sequence CCCAGCCGCTTGAGCTGCGCATCGAGTGTCTGATAACTACCCATTCCCAGCAGGCGGGCTGCTTTTGCCTTTACTCCATGCGCCTCATCCATAGCACGTTGTAAGTACCTACAATGGATTTCATTCAGATGTTCCTCCAGGTCAAAGCCGTCTCCCAGCGGACGATCCAAGATCGAGTTCCGGCCATTTTTAGTCCCAGGAAAATCAGCTATGGAAGCAGCCAGTTCCTTTTTTCCAATCTCTGTTCCCTCGGACAGAATCGCGGCCTGCATCAGGGCGTTATATAGCTGCCGCACATTCCCCGGCCAGGGCTGGGATTTCACAAATGAAATTGCGGAACCAGAAAGGGATTTGTGTTGATACCCCGGTTCTTCCGCGGCGAACTGCCGATTAAGCATGCCCAGTAATCGCTCTGCGATTTTGGGAATATCAGACTTTCGGTCCCGCAGCGGGGGTAAGTTAATGGAGATTGCGGCCAGGCGAAAATAAAGGTCTTCCCGAAATTCGCCGGCTTCCATCGCCGAAAACAGGTCTTTGTTAGTGGCAGCTATGATCCGGACGTCCACGGTGCGTTCATCATTCTCTCCCAGGCGGCAGACCCGCCGCACAGAAGCCCCTTTTCCCGTGACAGGTTGCAGTACCCGCAGCAGTTTGGCCTGTGTTTCCAGATCACACTCCCCGATTTCATCCAGGAACAGCGTTCCTCCATCAGCAGCCTCGAACAAACCTGCCCTGGCCTGTTCCGCCCCTGTAAAGGCCCCTTTGCAATGACCGAACAGTTCGGATTCGAGCAGACTCTTGGAAAGTGCCGCACAATTGACAGTTTTAAGTTCCTGATGGCGACGCTGACTTGCCTTGTGAATCGCCTGGGCGAACATCTCTTTACCGGTTCCGCTTTCTCCTACCAGGAGAACTGAAACATTGCGGATTGCAGCACGTTGGGCGCGTCCCACTGCTTCCCGGATCGCCCGGCTGTCACCGGCAATATCTTCAAAACCTTCGATCTCTGCGGGAGCCCGGGAAGCCAGGTGCTGCAGATGCGCGTCCGGATTGCGAAGCACTTCGGGAAGTACATCAATCAGATCAAAGGGGATATCAGTCGCCCAGACACGCCCGTCACGCGCTGTTTCATAGAATGTGGCAGGATAGCGGGTTTTCCCCAGCAGAAGTAACACCGCGGACATGGCCGGCGTCCCTGGACTCAAGTGCAGACAAAGCTCGGTCTCCGACCAGTCCCTGGACTGTTTGATCTCTGCCAGTTCCCGGTCGACGAT is from Gimesia maris and encodes:
- a CDS encoding sigma-54 interaction domain-containing protein — protein: MAAKRRILVQWIGHSDFRALATAASPARQKIIQDQLKGAPAEPGDLGPTKTLIQAQGFDEIRLLSTYDRQWNKWYQQWLGTSVNWIPVELHQPTDYARIFEIVDRELAEIKQSRDWSETELCLHLSPGTPAMSAVLLLLGKTRYPATFYETARDGRVWATDIPFDLIDVLPEVLRNPDAHLQHLASRAPAEIEGFEDIAGDSRAIREAVGRAQRAAIRNVSVLLVGESGTGKEMFAQAIHKASQRRHQELKTVNCAALSKSLLESELFGHCKGAFTGAEQARAGLFEAADGGTLFLDEIGECDLETQAKLLRVLQPVTGKGASVRRVCRLGENDERTVDVRIIAATNKDLFSAMEAGEFREDLYFRLAAISINLPPLRDRKSDIPKIAERLLGMLNRQFAAEEPGYQHKSLSGSAISFVKSQPWPGNVRQLYNALMQAAILSEGTEIGKKELAASIADFPGTKNGRNSILDRPLGDGFDLEEHLNEIHCRYLQRAMDEAHGVKAKAARLLGMGSYQTLDAQLKRLGVSQKTANESRAKSE